The genomic interval GTTTAATATGTCCGTTTAAATTGCGCTTAACCGCTTTATTGATTGCACTACCAGTTAAAGAATTAACTTCATTTTCTGATTTATCACTTAACGGCTTCATAGAACGGACTTTATTTAAAGCCGTTACGATTCTATTGGCATTCACTAAAACAGGGATAACGAAAGAATCGCGGGCGTTATGGACTGCCACACCACAACGGGTATTTTTTAATTGACCTGTGAAAATAACATGACTTTCATCAACATAATCAAAATTTGCGCTTTTAAAAATCTCTGTTGACCGTCTGCCAGTCAAAAGCATTAAACCTGTAGCGATGT from Beggiatoa alba B18LD carries:
- a CDS encoding protelomerase family protein gives rise to the protein IATGLMLLTGRRSTEIFKSANFDYVDESHVIFTGQLKNTRCGVAVHNARDSFVIPVLVNANRIVTALNKVRSMKPLSDKSENEVNSLTGSAINKAVKRNLNGHIKRAINQSIDSLVDFNHLEAKALRSIYVHIAQRKHAPLSVLNTFATDVLGHATKQTAENYMQYMLNPLEK